One Heyndrickxia oleronia genomic window, ATGTACTTTCGATATATCATGCCTTTAATGGGAAAAATATTTGCGAAAAGCTATAAAGAGTATTCTTGGCTCCAAGAATCTGCAAGGGACTTTCCTGGTATAAAAGAACTTGCAAATATGTTTGAAAAAGCAGGATTTGTAAATATACAATATAAGCCTTATAGCGGGGGCGCTGCAGCATCACATATAGGCTATAAAGAGAAATAATAAGCTAGGTGGATATTATATGAAATTGCAAAGATTGTATTCGTTCCTAAAAACGGATATAGATATAATTGAAAAGGAACTTATTGCAGCAATACAGTCTGAATCTAAATTATTGGAAACAGCATCTTTAAATTTGATAAGGGCTGGCGGAAAAAGAATACGACCAATTTTTGTACTTCTCTCCGCTAAATTTGGAAATTATGATATTGAGAGAGTAAAAAATGTTGCTGTCTCTTTAGAGCTTATTCATATGGCCTCTCTTGTTCATGACGATGTAATTGATGATGCGGAGCTAAGGAGAGGCAAACCCACTGTTAAGGCGAAATGGGATAATCGTATTGCTATGTATACAGGTGATTACATATTAGCCTGTTCTCTTGAATACATGACTAAAATTGATCATTACTTAGCACATAAAATATTAGCTGATACGATGGTAGAAGTATGCATAGGAGAGATTAAGCAAATTCAAGATAAATATCGATATAATCAAAATTTACGTGATTATCTTCGACGAATCAAACGGAAGACAGCTATATTAATTGCAGCAAGCTGCCAATTAGGGGCAATTGCTGGTGGAACAGAAGAAGATATACATAAGAAACTATATAAATTTGGCTATTATGTTGGAATGTCTTATCAAATTACAGATGATATACTTGATTTTACTGCATCTGAAAAGGAACTAGGTAAACCAGCTGGTGGTGATTTGCTTCAAGGAAATATTACATTACCTGTACTGTATGCCATGCAAGATCCTGAAATAGAAACAATGATTAAGCGAATTAATGAGCATACATCAAAAGATGAAATGAAAGAAATTATTTTGAAAATAAAAAGCTCAGGTGCAATCGAGAAATCGAATGAAATTAGTCAGCGATATTTAAAAAAAGCATTATCCATGTTAGAGCAACTTCCGAATAATCGGGTCAGAAAATCATTGACTGATGTGGCTAATTTTATTGGAAAGCGTAAATATTAAAGTCTAGTTATCATACCTTTCATTGCTAAATCTCGCAAAAAATGATAATATTTTCGAGGATACATAATTCCAACTAGAAAAAGAGGAACATCAGTAGGAGGATTTTATAATGGAAAAAACATTTTTAATGGTAAAACCAGATGGAGTACAAAGAGAATTAATTGGTGAAATCGTTTCCCGTTTTGAGAAAAAAGGATTCCACCTTGTTGGTGCAAAACTTATGAGCGTATCAAAAGAATTAGCTGAACAACATTATGGTGAACATAAAGAGCGTCCATTCTTTGGCGAATTAGTGGATTTCATTACTTC contains:
- the hepT gene encoding heptaprenyl diphosphate synthase component II — protein: MKLQRLYSFLKTDIDIIEKELIAAIQSESKLLETASLNLIRAGGKRIRPIFVLLSAKFGNYDIERVKNVAVSLELIHMASLVHDDVIDDAELRRGKPTVKAKWDNRIAMYTGDYILACSLEYMTKIDHYLAHKILADTMVEVCIGEIKQIQDKYRYNQNLRDYLRRIKRKTAILIAASCQLGAIAGGTEEDIHKKLYKFGYYVGMSYQITDDILDFTASEKELGKPAGGDLLQGNITLPVLYAMQDPEIETMIKRINEHTSKDEMKEIILKIKSSGAIEKSNEISQRYLKKALSMLEQLPNNRVRKSLTDVANFIGKRKY